The Cucurbita pepo subsp. pepo cultivar mu-cu-16 chromosome LG05, ASM280686v2, whole genome shotgun sequence nucleotide sequence tggaaaatgatattttattattggcTTGAATGCTTTATAAGACATCATATTCTTACTTACATTGCTTCTTCTCATCCTTAAGTTTGTTGTATCTAGTTCTATTCATTTCTCCAATCGTGCTTCATAAACCTAGATTATTGGAGCCTAATATGAGCCAACAATGTCCAGTAGGTGAAGCCAAATTTTCACCCAAATGCTGACATTTCCATAAATTGGAAGGTTCAATTGAGAAATATTAGAAAAGATTACACTTCCGGAAGGATTCCATGAATGTCTTAGTGTGATAATTCTTCTGAATTCTGTCTTCATGATTTGTTTTTTGACATCAATATTTTTAGCCTACTTGAAACTTTCATATTGTTGTTGGCATCGCTGGTTTAATGTCTGACtctttcttaaaagaaaagaaaaagttcgTCGTGAGGCGCTCTATCATGGTGGACCCTTGCCTGTCTAGCAATGTGTGGGCGTGTAACAGGTTGGTcttgaattattattaagagTTATTGATATATAATTGTTGACTTTTGATTGCAGATGAGATGCATAATTTGATTGTTGACAACTATAATTCATTAACACAATTGGATCAACTAGTTTCTTGATTGTTTGCACTTCATAACTCTTTTGTTGGTTTgagttaaataattttcataactATTAGATGATGGCCGTCTTTGAGGTGCCAAATTATCCTTGAACTTTTAACTTACATAAATTAATACGTAATGTTTGCATCCttctagttttttttctaattctatCCGTTTATGCATTGaatatcttttaatatatattaacaaaatttcatgGAAGTCTgtttttttcatcaaatttgaatgtAAAGTGAGTATTGTATGCATGAGATGTTTAGTAGGCTTgaaaaagttaatttaaaatatttcgtAAATGATGTAATGAGCTTAAATGATCGAAAaactattttcaaacaaaagtaaccataaaaaaataacagaaacaaaatagaacTCAAGTAATAGAGAATGTCATCCTAGCCCCATGATCTTCATTGTGAATTCGTACAATGGGTATCTTCTATGAGTCATGAATTTTTTCAATGGGTATCTTCTATGAGTCATAATCTCCAAAATAGAATTCTTAGCATGTCGTAAATATGTCTTTACATGCATAAATCTTTTATAAGCATCTTGTCACTaaacatttcataaaaatgGCACACTaaacatttcataaaaatgGCAACAAGGATTAAAATGAGAGGTAAAAACAAGGATTAAAATGagaggtaaaagaaaaatggtgttTTTAAAGGAGACCAAAGTACACCAAAGGTGAAGAAGAATACTTACCTCCTGCCTAGCCAAAGTGAAATAGGAAATTCCAGCTAACCAAGCACGtccaaattgaaaaatgacacagtaaaaagtaaaaaaataaatgaagtttCAAAGTGCCTACCATAAGGCATCATATTTCCTTTCAAGTTTCAAGGACAATAGTGTAAGTACTGTAATCTTCCCATTTAGTTTGAataagatattattattattattattattactattttatatttccaAGCAACCCATATGGGGCTTCAGATGCTACAATGATCACAGAGAAGGGTAGATATATATTACagtccctttccctttccctttccctttccctttccctttccctttccctttccctttccctttccctttcccctCGCCACTCTCTGGATGGTCACATTAACCATTTCTCTTCTCTTGCTTCATCATCTCTATGAAATCTCCAAAAACTGCAACCAAACAATGTTGGTTTTGGTGAGTCACAATACATTCAAACATCAACTTACATGGCTGCACACAGAGTTGCAAGTTCCTTCCATGTTTTAGAATAATGCACAATCCCTATCAACATTTGTTTAACAGCTTTGGTCTCTCAATTTCTACTCATTTCCTGTTCTGGCCCCTATGTTCTACTCATTTGTTAACAGCTTTAATCTCTAATATAATCATAATATAATGAGAATCTAATAGAAATCTAGAATCAGAAGTTCACAAACTAAAATATGTAACAGATATTATTCAGggactaaaataatataatgttcGTTACCAGAGTCGGAATCGTGAGGCCCGGGAGATGCTTCAGGATGGTATTGAAGAGACATAACTTTTAGCTTTGGGTAAGCAAGACCAGCACAGCTTCCATCATTAAGATTGACGTGGGTTACTTCAACACCCTCTGGGAGGGATGCAGGATCGACTGCGTAGTTGTGATTCTGCCACGAACAACACGTAAGTGTATGCAAACACAACGAAGTCTAGATAATAAGATAGAACGATAAATTTTGACATAGGCACACCTGAGCACTAATTTCTACACGGTCGTTTCGAAAGTTGCGAACGGGATGATTTCCTCCATGATGaccaaatttcattttgaagGTCTTACCACCCAAGGCCTGGCCAAGCAATTGATGGCCCATACAAATTCCAAAAACAGGTACCTTCCCAAGTAGTTGCTTGACTGTTTCAACAGCATAAGGAACTGCAGATGGATGCCCGGACCGTTGCTGAAAAGAACCCCATCTGGCTTTAACTTAAGGGTCTCTGATGCCGCCCATGTGGATGGGACAACAGTGATTTTGCATCCATAAGATGCCAAGCGCCTAAGTATGTTACTCTTGATTCCAAAATCATAGGCCACAACCTttttcaaacacaaaatatcAATGTAAAGGTGCATTGCCAAATTACAAATTTCGAATGTGTATTAGTAATTGTAATATCATTATCATCTTAAGAACGTTCTTGCAGCACACTCACATGGAAGGTCTCTGAAGCTTGTCCACCAGATTTGAATTCCCATTCCAAATCAGTTCTATCCACCCATTCATAAGGAGATTTGCATGAAACACCACTAATTAAGTCAA carries:
- the LOC111794347 gene encoding LOW QUALITY PROTEIN: carbamoyl-phosphate synthase small chain, chloroplastic-like (The sequence of the model RefSeq protein was modified relative to this genomic sequence to represent the inferred CDS: inserted 1 base in 1 codon) — translated: MAIRVMDLVSGASLNCFHFKNNKGFVKSRDFTIRCSVPLSSHGAATIDLGERPWKVSDARLVLEDGSIWRAKSFGASGTQVGEVVFNTSLTGYQEILTDPSYNGQFVLMTNPHIGNTGVNFDDEEARQCFLAGLVIRSLSISTSNWRCKQTLGDYLIERNIMGIYDVDTRAITRRLREDGSLIGVLSTEKSKSDDELLEMSRSWNIVGVDLISGVSCKSPYEWVDRTDLEWEFKSGGQASETFHVVAYDFGIKSNILRRLASYGCKITVVPSTWAASETLKLKPDGVLFSNGPGXPSAVPYAVETVKQLLGKVPVFGICMGHQLLGQALGGKTFKMKFGHHGGNHPVRNFRNDRVEISAQNHNYAVDPASLPEGVEVTHVNLNDGSCAGLAYPKLKVMSLQYHPEASPGPHDSDSVFGDFIEMMKQEKRNG